The window ATCTTCATGAGCGTTAGCGAATAAAGCAGGAATCTATTAAATTATTTAAACCTTAACTTATTGTCATTAGTAGGCAAGCAGGTTTGCAATATCAATAGTAGAGCAGACTACAGGTTTTTCTAGTAAGTATTAATTATAACTAATAAAATAATCAATTATGAAAAAGTATTTATTTCTTCTATTATTTATTTTTTTAATGGCAAATTCAAGCTATTGCCAAACTATTACATTTTTTGAAACCAATAAAGCTTTTAAAACAGGAGAAAGCCTGAACTACACTGTAAAATACAGCCTGTATCTTGATATTGATGTAGCAGGATTTATTCTAAAAGTTGAAGAACAAGAATTAAAGGGCAAAAAATTATATGGCTTGACAGCTTATGGCGAAACTTATAATTATTCTGATAATTTTTTAAAAGTAAAAATAGGATATCAGTCAATTGTAAACAAAAATAATTTTTTACCTGTCTTATATATTCGTTCGTTAACAAGAAACGAGAAAGAATCAAAAAAGACCGTTATATTAAATCGTAGCCGTAAAGTTGCAATCAATAAGGAAACAAAACTTGAATTACCAATAAAATCAACTTCACAGGATATTATTTCAACTTTGTATTTGATTAGAACATTCAACTTTAAAAATTCAAATCCAGGCGATACATATTGGATAAATACCTTTTTTGCAGGTAAAACATGGGATTTAGGTATAAAATATATCGGGAAAGAAACTATTAATACAAAACTTGGTAAAATCAGTTGTTATAAGCTTCAGCCTGTATTAAGTGATAAATTGATTGATGAGTTAAATTTTTTCTCATTATCTGATGATGATAAATTATTCAAATCTGATGAGCAAATCAACATCTGGCTTACTGATGATGAAAATAAAATACCTGTAAGAATAAAATCAATAACAAATCTTGGTTCGTTAATTATTGATATAAATAAATGTTCCGGTTTGAAAAACACTCCTGTTTGGGAGTGAAAAATAACTTATTCCTGAAACCCGCAAGGTTTTTATTTATAATACCCGCAAGGTTTTAAAAACCTTACGGGTATTTTACACAGCGTTACAATAAACAATAATAAAATATTTTCTGCTTTTTTTATTAAACAAAATGTATTTATTATCTAACTATCTTTTTAGTACTCTGTATTTTCCTATTTTTAAGAAATTGAGATGTTTTTTCTTGTAATTGACCTGTTTCTTTATGATATTTTAACATTTTCATAATTTCCTCAGGTGAATAAGTATTCACATTCCCTTTATTAACTGCCGTAGGTGATGGTGATGCTGCATATTGTTCAGGTTTTTCATTAACTATTCTTCCGTTTTTTAAACCTCCCTGAATTATTCCGTTAACAATACTAATCGGGTCACCATTTGCATCAGTAAAGAAATAGTAGTTATTTGTTTCGTCATATTCAGCAATAACATCAAAACCATCAGCAATTAAAACCAAATAATAATATCCTGTAATATTTGGCAATTCATAAGTAAATTCAAAGTTCTCTATTCCCGGTATTAAAGCAT is drawn from Bacteroidales bacterium and contains these coding sequences:
- a CDS encoding DUF3108 domain-containing protein — its product is MKKYLFLLLFIFLMANSSYCQTITFFETNKAFKTGESLNYTVKYSLYLDIDVAGFILKVEEQELKGKKLYGLTAYGETYNYSDNFLKVKIGYQSIVNKNNFLPVLYIRSLTRNEKESKKTVILNRSRKVAINKETKLELPIKSTSQDIISTLYLIRTFNFKNSNPGDTYWINTFFAGKTWDLGIKYIGKETINTKLGKISCYKLQPVLSDKLIDELNFFSLSDDDKLFKSDEQINIWLTDDENKIPVRIKSITNLGSLIIDINKCSGLKNTPVWE